The DNA region ctttgtttaaaaattacattttaaaaaatgagcggATACTACAGCTTTCCAAGCTCCTCTGGGATCTCAGTATTAGGGGCGGGGGAGAAGGTAGGGCACCAGGGGAGGCCGGCTGGCAGGCGCAGAGGAGTGAGGATGCAAGAGAGGAGGGCTCCCCCTTACCCCTGGTGCCTAGCGCGCGCAAGCGCGCGCTGCCTTCAGGAAAAGATGCGGATGGCCTGAGTGACCGCGGTGTGGCAGACAGGGCACTCGGGCTCGTTCTTCTCGCAGATGCGATTGGCGCACTCCATGCAGAAGAGGTTGTGGCCGCAGGGCACCAGCGCTGCGATCACTTCACTCTCGAAGCACACTGAACAGTCGCGGCTACCCTTACGCCGCAGACcggaggaagaggatgaagagCTGGAGGAGGAGCTGGACGACGAGGAGGATCCCGACGTGTCAGATGATTGCAAGCCAGgtagctgtgtccccagcccgtTGGCATAAGCAGCGTAAGCCAGACCTCCTCCGCCTGGGTCGCTGCGCACCCGGCGAGCCAGGTGATGCTCACCCGCCCCCGGAGCCATGTGCAAGGGCGGAGACAGGCGCGGGCAGCTAGTGCCCGGGTGCAGCCGGCGGTGCACTAATAGCCCCAGGTTGGCATTGGAGGGCGCACTGGCGCCACCCCCGGGAAAGACCACAGAGGACGAAGAAGCGGAGGAAGATGccgaggaagagcaggaagaggaCACTGGAGCTGCAGGTCCGCCTCCAGGGGACCGCTCAAACTGGGCCCAGAGAAGAGGTGCCCCAGGTGGGGGAGCGGGAGCTGGGTCGAAGGTGGGCTGCAGCTCAGGGCAGCCTTCGGGGGAAGGTACTGAGGCTTCTCCTGCTGCGTAGGTGTACCCATTGCCGTTGTTATTGTTATTTCCGTTGTGCGCGAAGCTGAGCGCGGGGCTGGGAGGGCTATAGTCAGCCAGGCGCGGGGTGGCGGCTGCACTGCCACTGGTCCCGCCACCGAAATAAGAGTCTGTGGAGGCGCTGCCAAGCGAACTGGAGCTATCGTTGCGGTAGCTGGAGAAGGGCTTGCGTCCAGGGGTGGGAGTGATGCTGGGGGTGGGCTTGCTCCAGAGGCTACCTGGGCCGGACCCGCCGGACCCATGGTGCAGATCGAAGCCCACATCTGTTCCGTTGGCATGGAAGTCGTTCTCATCTGTGAGCTCAATGATGCCACCGGTGCGCAAGGCAATGTGTGCCTCTATCTCCTCGCGAGCGCGATCCACATTCTCAGGCATGCCTGTCACCTCGAACACTGGCTCCTTGTCGCGGCTGGGAGTCACGATGTAGGTGTGTGTCTGCTGCTGAATGCGCTTGATTGTGGCGCCTTTTGGCCCCACCACGAGCCCCACCACGCGATAGGGCACCCTCACTTGGATGGTGGTTTGCCCGGGCAGGTTGGGCGGCCCTGGCACCGCGCCGTTGAGTGCCGTGTTCTTATTACGCGAGGCGCGGATCATAGAAAAGTGCTCGGCGGCAGAGATGATCTCCCTCCGAGCCATGGCCACATCCTCCTTCCTCCCAGTCACAACAAAGACAGGCTCCTCCCCGCGAACTGGGGTCTTGATGTAAGTGTTGGTCTTCGCCCGCAGCGCTTTGATTTTACAACCTGGGAgccagggtgaggaggagggagtgggagaaagagagacagacacgCCCATTATCCCGGGGTAACCGCAGAGACCAGGTACAGCCTGCGACCAAGGCAGTGGGACAGCAGAACACGCAATGGGAAGAAAGGGGGCGTCTCCCTCGCTGACCTCGAGCCGAGCCACCGGCTGGGCAGCGGATTCCACCCGCCAGGCGCTCGAGGAACTGCCCATTGGCTGCCTGGCTGTCCCCCAGTGACTGCAGTTGTCCCAACCCAAACCTGAGAATCCCAGAAAAGTCATCTGGGGAGATGCTGCTGGGATCCAGCTGGGCGCGCCGTCTGCCTTGAAGACACCGCGAAGGGGCGCAGGGAAGGCGACCGCAGTGGGGATTCCTCAGCTATGGGGGACTTAGGGGAGGACGCAGTCCCGGGACCCATTGTTCCTCCTCTGGACTCCATTCCGCCTTGCAGAAATCCAGAATCCTCCTCCCATCCGATGCTCACGCCTCCTCCCCCCTCCCAAAGGACCGATCAAAGGCCCCCTCCCCCAAGCATCTTATATTTAAATTACCTCTCCCCAGGTGGGCTGAGTGGAGGGAGCTAGGGGAGAAGGCAGTGATTTTAGAAGGAGAAAGTGCATCCTGCCGTGGCAGCAGCGCGACTCTAGGAGTCAGCCTGCCTGCACTTTCTTTGTCTGGGGCGCCTGCCCTTCGCGCggctcttcctccctcccaaGGCTCCCCAGTGCCGCGGATCGCTATCCCGCACACGCCCTCCCTGCGAGGCGGTAGCCCAAGTCCCTGCACACCCCTCATCTCCCCATCTCCGCCAGACCCACCTTGCCGCCCCACGATCTCCGCGACATGCTCCGAACTGGGCACCGGCACGCACTCGGTCATGTTCACACTCTTCTTGCGCGGCTCGCTGTCGTACAGAGAGGCGCCCTCGTCACTGTCCAACCCCAGCAGGGAGAGCTGGTCGAGAGCAAGCTGCAGGGCTCTTTGGTCATCCAGGGTCTCTCCCCCGCCGCTGCTGCCGCTGCCGCCGCCACCTCCCCCGCCACCTCCTCCCCCTCCGCCGCCGCTGCCGTTGCGCTCCAGGTCTGCAAACAGCGAGCTGGGCATCGCTCGGCCGTGCGCACCGCGCCCCCGCCCGCCCTCGGCTCGGCGGCGAGAAGCTGCAGCCACAAAGGCAGCCGGGAAGCGGGTGGTCAGGGGCGGGGAGGCCGGCCGGCTGCGGAGGGCTCCGTTGCTCCTTTCTCGGCGCCGGAAGGAATGGGTCGCTCTGTGCAGTCCGCACCGGGCAGTGGCTGCAAAAGCCCCCGGCTGGGTCCCCACCCCAGATCTGCTGGCGGTTGGGGTGGGGGCAAAGCTCGAGTGGCGGCTGCGCGTGCCCCCCGAGTGCCCGGCTGGCTGGCCACAAAGCCGAGCGAAAAGCGAGCAGGCGAGCGACAGCAGCGTTTCTTTAAGGAGCCCCTCCCCGGCTcctccactccctccctcccgcccgcccgcccgccctcACTCAGCGCTTTTTCCTCCTCTCCTACCCGCCTCTTGACTGAGCCTCTGCAGCCAGACGGCTCCGGAGGGGGACGAGGGAGGCGCAACGTCACCGGCGGGAGCTGACACTACAATGCTACTGACACTATCGCTGGGGGAGGCGATTGGCGCGCGCCAGGCCGGGGGCGGGCGGAGGCCGCGGGCTGAGCGAGCGGAGAGCGAGCGccacccccccaacccccgcGCCCGCCGCAGCCCGCCCCGTCCTCCTCCCGGCCGCGCCCCTccccccgccgccgccgctaACGCCTCTCTTTGTTGTCTAATGCGGGACTGGCAGGCTTGGGACACTTGTATGTACCTATCAGCCGAGGATAATTACTGTCCCCAAGTCTTCTCCCTCGccagacagagaaaagaaaaggcgCCCAACTCTGATGCCAGCGGCCCGGCTAAAAGAGCGGTCCTTAGAAAGTCCCGTTAGCACCCCCAAATAAAACATCCATAGAGCCAAAGCTACCACTAGGAGGAGGGTCTGTCATCTACCCAAAAGGGCTGCCTAAGCCTTGGGATACGTTAAATGAGACTCTGGATTCTGGGGCGCACCGGCCGAGCGACTCCGGGAGCGGGTTGCCCACCTGCGCGGGAGCGCTGGAGACACAAAGGCACACGCCCGCCCACACTGTCAcccgcgcgcgcgcgcgcgcgcgcacgggCCCACTCCTGCATTTTTGTCCCCTTGGGCAGCACTTCGCCCAACTGGCCCTGATAcaggaaaaacaaatgccaacTGCAGTCCGAGCCTGGCCCGCCCGGCCGCCAGAGACCCCTTGAAAGCAAAGCAACCAGGTCCTGCACTCTCATGGTGCGCGGACAAACACTCCGCGGGCTCTAACACGCGCACGAGCGCCGCGCCACCACGGCGGGAACGCGGGCCACAGCGCCTGCGGGAGGCGCGGGCGGCCCGGGGTGCGCGCCCGCTGCTCCCCGTCCCGCCCCTCCCCACGGCAGGGCATGCGTGTTGCTAGCGAGAAGCAGGCGCACCCTGTGAGGCGGGCACTAGGGCCCCGCCCAAGCCCCGCCCCTTCAGGAGGTGTGCGCTAGCTGCCCTGCCGCTCTTTGTGCCTTCCCGGGGTGGGGGTGGCGGCGGAGGGAGGGTGCGACGGGACCAGCCGGCAGGGACGGCGAGCTGCGCCCCCTCCCGGATGTTCCAAGGACCGCCTCCAAGCgcgagagagaagaaagaaggctTTGAGGGGCGGGCGGGGGCGGGATTCGCGGCCCCACTCCTCGCACATCTCCCTGCGCTGCCCACCAGCGCAGCCGCCCCTCGGGGCCCGCGCGCTTTGCTCCTTTGTTCCGGGAGCCGCTTGGCTCTCCTCGTCTGTCCCTGAGCCTAGCCGCGTGCTGTCCAGAAGAGCGGTGGGACCTGCGGTTTGCTGAGACAGCCACGTCCGCTCCGAGGGACGCCTGCTGAGGACAATGAGCCATGTGGCTGTGGCTGCAGATAGGCTTACGGGGAGACTCTTGGGGGCGATCTTGGGAATCAAAGGCGGAGACTTCCCTAAGTGCTCGGGGTGACACCAGGAAGAGGGAGCAGGCATC from Ictidomys tridecemlineatus isolate mIctTri1 chromosome 5, mIctTri1.hap1, whole genome shotgun sequence includes:
- the Mex3b gene encoding RNA-binding protein MEX3B, whose translation is MPSSLFADLERNGSGGGGGGGGGGGGGGSGSSGGGETLDDQRALQLALDQLSLLGLDSDEGASLYDSEPRKKSVNMTECVPVPSSEHVAEIVGRQGCKIKALRAKTNTYIKTPVRGEEPVFVVTGRKEDVAMARREIISAAEHFSMIRASRNKNTALNGAVPGPPNLPGQTTIQVRVPYRVVGLVVGPKGATIKRIQQQTHTYIVTPSRDKEPVFEVTGMPENVDRAREEIEAHIALRTGGIIELTDENDFHANGTDVGFDLHHGSGGSGPGSLWSKPTPSITPTPGRKPFSSYRNDSSSSLGSASTDSYFGGGTSGSAAATPRLADYSPPSPALSFAHNGNNNNNGNGYTYAAGEASVPSPEGCPELQPTFDPAPAPPPGAPLLWAQFERSPGGGPAAPVSSSCSSSASSSASSSSVVFPGGGASAPSNANLGLLVHRRLHPGTSCPRLSPPLHMAPGAGEHHLARRVRSDPGGGGLAYAAYANGLGTQLPGLQSSDTSGSSSSSSSSSSSSSSSSGLRRKGSRDCSVCFESEVIAALVPCGHNLFCMECANRICEKNEPECPVCHTAVTQAIRIFS